A single window of Oncorhynchus keta strain PuntledgeMale-10-30-2019 chromosome 34, Oket_V2, whole genome shotgun sequence DNA harbors:
- the gad1a gene encoding glutamate decarboxylase 1, with translation MAASAPSSSGNEPDPNSTNLRPPGSSYDAWCGVAHGCSRKLGMKICGFLQKNNNLEEKISSFKERSSKDLLDNSDRDSRFRRTETDFSNLFARDLLPAKNGEEPTMQFLLEVVDILTNYVRKTFDRSTKVLDFHHPHQLLEGMEGFNLELSDQPESLEQILVDCRDTLKYGVRTGHPRFFNQLSTGLDIIGLSGEWLTSTANTNMFTYEIAPVFVLMEQLTLKKMREIIGWPDGEGDGIFSPGGAISNMYSVMIARYKFFPEVKTKGMTAAPRLVLFTSEHSHYSIKKASAALGFGTENLILLSTDERGRVIPADLEAKVIDAKARGCVPMFVNATAGSTVYGAFDPIHEIADICEKYNMWLHVDGAWGGGLLMSRKHRHKLCGVERANSVTWNPHKMMGVPLQCSAILVRERGVLSGCNSMCAGYLFQPDKQYDVSYDTGDKAIQCGRHVDIFKFWLMWKAKGTIGFEQHIDKCLDLSHYLYTKIKGREGYQMVFDGEPQHTNVCFWYLPPGIRDMPDGQEKREKLHKVAPKIKALMMESGTTMVGYQPQGDKVNFFRMVISNPAATRSDIDFLTDEIERLGQDL, from the exons ATGGCGGCGTCTGCACCTTCCTCGTCTGGCAACGAACCGGATCCCAACTCGACAAATTTACGACCACCAGGCTCAA GCTATGACGCTTGGTGTGGAGTTGCTCACGGATGTTCTAGAAAATTGGGAATGAAGATATGTG GATTTTTGCAGAAGAACAACAACCTCGAGGAGAAGATTAGTTCCTTCAAGGAAAGATCGTCTAAGGACCTGCTGGATAACAGCGACAGAGATTCCCGTTTCAGACGCACGGAGACGGATTTTTCCAATCTATTTGCTAGAG ATTTATTACCAGCTAAAAATGGAGAGGAGCCAACTATGCAGTTTTTGTTGGAGGTGGTGGATATTCTTACAAACTACGTCCGGAAGACCTTCGACAGATCCACCAAGGTCCTGGACTTCCACCACCCCCACCAGCTGCTGGAAGGCATGGAGGGCTTCAACCTGGAGCTATCTGACCAACCTGAATCTCTGGAGCAGATCCTGGTGGACTGTAGGGATACCCTGAAATATGGAGTGAGAACAg GTCACCCCAGGTTTTTCAATCAGCTATCTACTGGCTTAGACATCATTGGCTTGTCAGGAGAATGGCTCACCTCCACTGCAAACACTAACAT GTTCACCTATGAGATTGCCCCAGTCTTCGTGCTCATGGAACAGCTGACGCTGAAGAAGATGAGGGAGATCATTGGCTGGCCTGATGGAGAGGGCGATGGGATCTTCTCACCAG GTGGAGCAATATCCAACATGTACAGTGTGATGATCGCCCGCTACAAGTTCTTCCCTGAAGTCAAGACCAAAGGCATGACTGCTGCCCCCAGACTGGTGCTCTTCACCTCCGAGCAT AGCCACTACTCTATTAAGAAAGCCAGTGCTGCTCTGGGCTTTGGAACAGAAAACCTGATCCTGTTGAGCACAGATGAGAG AGGGAGAGTCATTCCCGCTGATTTGGAAGCCAAGGTCATCGATGCCAAGGCGAGG GGTTGTGTCCCAATGTTCGTGAATGCTACAGCTGGTTCCACAGTGTATGGAGCCTTCGATCCCATCCACGAGATTGCAGACATCTGCGAGAAATACAACATGTGGTTACATGTGGAT GGTGCGTGGGGAGGAGGCCTACTGATGTCCAGGAAGCACAGGCACAAGCTGTGTGGCGTAGAGAG GGCCAACTCGGTCACCTGGAACCCTCACAAGATGATGGGTGTGCCACTGCAGTGTTCTGCCATTCTGGTCAGAGAGAGG GGAGTTTTATCAGGCTGCAACTCCATGTGCGCTGGCTACCTCTTCCAACCAGACAAACAGTACGATGTATCGTACGACACAGGGGACAAGGCCATCCAGTGTGGACGACATGTAGATATCTTCAAATTCTGGCTCATGTGGAAAGCAAAG ggaacaatagggttTGAACAGCACATCGACAAGTGTTTGGACCTCTCGCATTATCTCTACACTAAAATAAAGGGTCGCGAGGGCTATCAGATGGTGTTCGATGGAGAG CCCCAGCACACGAATGTCTGCTTCTGGTACCTTCCGCCAGGCATTCGTGACATGCCCGACGgtcaggagaagagggagaagttGCATAAG GTGGCCCCCAAGATCAAGGCGTTGATGATGGAGTCTGGAACTACCATGGTGGGCTACCAGCCTCAGGGAGACAAGGTCAACTTTTTCCGAATGGTCATCTCCAATCCTGCCGCCACCAGGTCAGATATCGACTTCTTAACCGATGAGATTGAGAGACTGGGGCAGGACTTGTAA
- the sp5a gene encoding transcription factor Sp5a has protein sequence MAAVAVLRNETLQAFLQDRTPNSSPENCKHSPLALLAATCNRIGHHHGSSPSDFLQVPYDTTLGSPSRIFHPWSNEGNPQSTLSSNSTFGLSSKSQLHIQSSFTSHHELPLTPPADPSYPYDFSPVNMLPCSMQSLQSSCPPTYVPAVSYAAPTAMPGFVTGHSGLVHQQQRQLSPSPGEDIPWWSLQQGNHVSHHHSITTQSLGHHRFQLQRGLVMGHTDFAQYQTQIAALLHTKSPLATARRCRRCRCPNCQSSTSNDEPGKKKQHICHIPGCGKVYGKTSHLKAHLRWHSGERPFVCNWLFCGKSFTRSDELQRHLRTHTGEKRFVCPDCCKRFMRSDHLAKHVKTHQNKKNKCHEKTFDHHVKREDMRNV, from the exons ATGGCAGCAGTGGCTGTACTGCGGAATGAAACACTCCAGGCTTTTCTTCAG GACCGCACTCCTAACTCTTCTCCTGAAAACTGTAAGCACTCTCCACTGGCGCTCTTAGCTGCCACTTGTAACCGGATCGGACACCACCACGGATCAAGTCCGTCGGATTTCCTCCAGGTTCCTTATGACACTACTTTAGGCTCGCCGTCGCGAATTTTTCATCCTTGGAGTAACGAGGGGAATCCTCAAAGCACTCTCTCTAGCAATTCTACTTTTGGACTATCATCTAAATCCCAGCTCCACATTCAAAGTTCATTTACTTCCCACCACGagctccctctcacccctccagcGGACCCTTCATATCCTTATGACTTTTCTCCAGTGAATATGTTACCGTGCTCAATGCAGTCGTTACAGTCCTCTTGCCCACCCACCTACGTCCCTGCTGTATCTTACGCAGCGCCAACTGCCATGCCAGGTTTCGTTACGGGACATTCTGGCCTTGTGCACCAGCAACAGAGGCAGTTATCCCCTAGCCCAGGGGAGGATATTCCGTGGTGGAGTCTCCAACAGGGAAATCACGTCAGTCATCACCACTCAATCACCACTCAATCCCTTGGCCACCACCGTTTCCAACTGCAGAGGGGCTTGGTGATGGGGCATACAGACTTCGCGCAGTATCAGACGCAAATCGCTGCCCTCCTTCACACAAAGTCCCCCCTCGCAACAGCCCGAAGATGTCGGAGATGCAGGTGTCCAAACTGTCAGTCCTCCACCTCAAACGATGAGCCCGGCAAGAAAAAGCAACACATCTGTCACATACCAGGGTGCGGGAAAGTTTATGGCAAAACTTCCCATCTCAAAGCGCACTTGAGGTGGCACTCGGGAGAGCGTCCATTCGTTTGTAACTGGCTTTTCTGTGGCAAGAGTTTCACCAGGTCGGATGAGCTGCAGAGACACCTGAGGACTCATACTGGGGAGAAGCGCTTTGTTTGTCCAGACTGTTGCAAGAGGTTCATGAGGAGTGACCATTTGGCAAAACATGTCAAAACCcaccaaaacaaaaaaaacaagtgtCATGAGAAGACGTTTGATCATCACGTGAAAAGGGAAGATATGAGGAACGTGTAG